A window from Rhizosphaericola mali encodes these proteins:
- a CDS encoding SOS response-associated peptidase has product MCYHVSTAPKEKLDKFAKNKSLIIQTAIESFYHVSGFARPYLPTILNGDSKLIQPSRWKLLPFWVKTEEDAKKYANTLNAESESIFEKKSYAPYILKNRGLLLVDGFYEPHSIKGKKETENYYLTFPEHNIFSLGIVYAPWTDKETGEITNTFSIITTPANDLLTKIHNVKKRMPLIIPENKWNDWLTADSKPEIENLMQPLEDGILEAKHVVRVTGMKGEDTNNAEIQKQI; this is encoded by the coding sequence ATGTGTTATCATGTATCAACAGCCCCAAAGGAAAAGCTAGATAAATTTGCCAAGAATAAATCATTGATAATTCAAACTGCAATTGAAAGTTTTTATCATGTTTCTGGATTCGCTCGCCCATATTTGCCAACGATCTTAAACGGTGATTCTAAATTGATTCAGCCATCAAGATGGAAGCTGTTACCATTTTGGGTTAAAACTGAAGAGGATGCTAAAAAGTATGCAAATACCTTAAATGCTGAAAGTGAATCAATTTTTGAGAAAAAAAGTTACGCTCCTTACATCTTAAAAAATCGAGGGCTTTTATTGGTTGACGGATTTTATGAGCCTCATAGTATAAAGGGAAAGAAAGAAACCGAGAATTATTATTTAACTTTTCCAGAGCATAATATATTTTCCTTAGGTATTGTATACGCACCATGGACAGATAAAGAAACTGGAGAAATAACGAATACATTTTCCATTATTACAACTCCGGCAAATGACCTTTTGACGAAAATTCATAACGTAAAAAAAAGAATGCCCTTAATCATCCCAGAAAATAAATGGAATGATTGGTTAACTGCTGACTCTAAACCAGAGATTGAAAATTTAATGCAGCCATTAGAAGATGGAATTTTAGAAGCTAAGCACGTTGTTAGAGTTACAGGAATGAAAGGAGAGGATACTAATAATGCAGAGATTCAGAAACAAATTTGA
- a CDS encoding Y-family DNA polymerase — MIGLIDCNNFYVSCERVFRPDLNGIPVVVLSNNDGCVISRSNEAKALGVKMGLPYYQLLELPFGKDVKVFSSNYTLYGSLSNRVHSILRRYVATVEDYSIDESFLDFSSIENYHNDLYGLGIEIKKAILKEVGIPVCVGIAPTKALAKAANKYAKKETKEGVYLCKENTQTVLNWTEIGDVWGIGRQYANALQKLNITNAWQFSQLPEKFVLQKMTVVGHRLWKELNGISCIEMELETPDKKNMVVSRSIPRSLTKYEDVENAVFKHIDTLAMKLRRQKQCTSSISVFVHTNRFRKQDKQYYNSFKVPLLKASNNTTTLIRAAKVGLQKIFKPGFNYKKCGVMAFDLCPENVVQGSLFAIAENDKSNTAMHVMDEINKRYGYKVTRIAAHGFLHKAHMLRNHISPCYTTELNDILTIKI; from the coding sequence TCAAACAATGACGGTTGTGTTATTTCTCGTAGCAATGAAGCAAAAGCATTGGGTGTTAAAATGGGACTACCTTATTATCAATTATTGGAATTACCATTTGGAAAAGATGTTAAGGTTTTCAGCTCTAATTATACCCTATATGGAAGTTTGAGTAATCGTGTACATTCTATTCTAAGACGTTACGTTGCTACCGTCGAGGATTATTCCATTGATGAGTCTTTTCTTGACTTTTCTAGTATTGAAAATTACCATAATGACCTTTATGGACTAGGAATTGAAATAAAAAAAGCGATATTAAAAGAAGTGGGTATTCCGGTTTGTGTAGGTATTGCACCTACAAAAGCACTTGCAAAAGCTGCAAATAAATATGCAAAGAAAGAAACTAAAGAGGGTGTGTATTTATGTAAAGAAAATACGCAAACCGTTTTGAATTGGACTGAAATTGGCGACGTTTGGGGTATTGGTCGACAATATGCAAATGCATTACAAAAATTGAATATTACCAACGCATGGCAATTTTCCCAACTTCCAGAAAAATTTGTTTTACAAAAAATGACGGTTGTTGGGCATCGTCTTTGGAAGGAGCTAAACGGCATTTCATGTATTGAAATGGAATTAGAGACGCCAGATAAAAAAAACATGGTTGTATCAAGATCTATCCCTCGTAGTTTAACTAAATATGAGGATGTTGAAAATGCCGTATTCAAACATATAGATACACTAGCTATGAAACTACGTAGACAAAAACAATGCACTAGCTCCATTTCTGTATTTGTACATACTAATAGATTTAGAAAACAAGACAAACAATATTACAATAGCTTTAAAGTTCCCTTACTAAAAGCATCCAACAATACAACTACACTGATCAGAGCGGCTAAAGTAGGTTTACAAAAGATATTCAAACCAGGATTTAATTACAAAAAATGCGGAGTAATGGCATTTGATTTATGTCCTGAGAATGTGGTACAAGGATCATTGTTTGCAATAGCCGAAAATGATAAATCCAATACAGCAATGCATGTTATGGATGAAATAAATAAGCGATATGGCTATAAAGTCACACGGATTGCTGCCCATGGTTTTTTGCATAAAGCACACATGTTGAGAAATCATATTTCACCATGCTATACAACTGAATTAAACGATATATTAACTATAAAGATTTAG
- a CDS encoding LytTR family DNA-binding domain-containing protein, which translates to MRVLKAAENYVTLILEDRQLFGHITMQQILSQLLADDFIQTHKSFIVSIKDIEYVNTNSIGIKNMEIPIGKTFKTALKDKLRKKK; encoded by the coding sequence ATTAGAGTACTTAAAGCCGCAGAAAACTATGTTACTTTAATATTGGAAGACAGACAATTGTTTGGACATATAACCATGCAACAAATCCTGTCGCAATTACTTGCTGATGATTTTATACAGACACATAAATCCTTTATCGTTTCTATAAAGGATATTGAATACGTAAATACAAATTCTATTGGGATAAAAAATATGGAGATTCCTATTGGGAAAACATTCAAAACTGCTCTAAAAGATAAACTACGGAAAAAGAAGTGA
- a CDS encoding TerB family tellurite resistance protein has product MKYLLILLTSITAIVLPHYSHGQAQELEMLSLDIEKLSQMKQTLQNMFNAYTTLENGYNKVKSVTLGNYSLHQVFLDGLLAISPTVTNYVRIGDIVSNEAKILSEYKTALAHFKSSSMFSPFELTYASAVYTKIVDGSVSNLDALVMVLTAGQTRMSDNERITEIDRIYKDMEAKLTALRSFSRRANKIIIQRQALQSDHVTQQTILGNH; this is encoded by the coding sequence ATGAAATACCTACTGATTCTTTTAACCAGCATAACAGCCATTGTATTACCACATTATAGCCATGGTCAGGCACAAGAATTAGAGATGCTCTCCTTAGATATCGAAAAGTTGTCCCAAATGAAGCAGACACTCCAAAATATGTTCAACGCCTATACTACCCTTGAAAACGGGTACAACAAAGTGAAAAGTGTTACCTTAGGAAACTATAGTCTGCACCAAGTCTTTTTGGACGGCCTCTTGGCAATAAGTCCCACTGTGACAAACTATGTCCGTATAGGGGACATAGTTTCCAACGAGGCAAAAATACTGTCCGAATATAAAACAGCCTTGGCTCATTTTAAGTCCAGTAGTATGTTTTCTCCTTTCGAGCTCACCTACGCCAGTGCTGTCTATACGAAAATTGTGGATGGCAGTGTGTCGAATTTGGATGCATTGGTAATGGTTCTCACGGCAGGACAGACAAGGATGAGTGACAATGAACGCATCACAGAGATCGACCGTATCTATAAAGACATGGAAGCTAAACTGACCGCCTTACGGAGCTTTAGCCGACGAGCCAATAAAATTATTATCCAGCGACAGGCATTACAATCCGACCATGTCACACAACAAACCATTTTAGGCAATCATTAA
- a CDS encoding DUF4133 domain-containing protein, with product MQYSFNKGINRPLEFKGIRAQYLVYMVVGLVALLFLFALLYLIGVTLYLVLPVIGTLGTLLFSIVGKYSKKYGVHGLGKQAGFKALPKALKTRTMVRLFKDL from the coding sequence ATGCAGTATAGTTTCAACAAGGGCATCAACCGCCCACTGGAATTCAAGGGGATCCGTGCCCAGTATCTGGTCTATATGGTGGTCGGACTCGTCGCTCTGCTGTTTTTGTTTGCTTTGCTTTACCTGATCGGTGTCACACTCTATCTGGTGCTTCCCGTCATTGGCACACTCGGCACCTTGTTGTTTTCAATAGTTGGTAAGTATTCCAAAAAATACGGCGTGCATGGTCTGGGTAAACAAGCAGGATTCAAGGCGCTCCCCAAAGCACTCAAGACCAGGACGATGGTTAGACTATTCAAAGACCTATAG
- a CDS encoding DoxX family protein produces MGIAKTFGRWALGSFLITAGIAHLTFKRKAFKAQVPNWMPLKKDDIVVYSGYVEIVLGTGLLVAPKKYRASMGKIAGLFFTAVFPGNIAQYVNKIDSFGLDTDEKRLARLFFQPFLIWWAINSTSNNFD; encoded by the coding sequence ATGGGCATAGCTAAAACATTTGGCAGATGGGCTTTGGGTAGTTTCTTAATTACTGCAGGTATTGCTCATCTAACATTCAAAAGGAAGGCATTTAAAGCACAAGTACCTAACTGGATGCCACTAAAAAAAGATGATATAGTTGTTTATTCAGGATATGTTGAAATAGTACTAGGAACTGGATTGTTAGTTGCTCCTAAAAAATACAGAGCATCCATGGGTAAAATCGCAGGACTTTTCTTTACGGCAGTCTTCCCAGGTAATATTGCTCAATATGTCAATAAAATAGATAGCTTCGGCTTAGATACCGATGAAAAAAGGCTTGCACGACTATTTTTCCAACCCTTTTTAATTTGGTGGGCTATAAATTCTACAAGCAATAATTTTGACTAA
- a CDS encoding TraG family conjugative transposon ATPase gives MIVVFFILVVVLVASFLLELKEPKDERRDLKEMFPLYKMENGFLLSKQGDITLCLELELPEIFTLSTEEYERLHALWTKVIGLLPVGCILHKKDVFTKDGVGTVSQQKDFLSLSANSHFKGRATLKHRSFLMLTMKAPGRKPASHVSSNLLRKHFIEPAVLNNRFLMDFQANVARFERVLSEDGLVKSRRLSEVQLLGTKEKNGLLDSHLNLEPMGSSSKLVDIQFKPEFTIGNKKVVTYSLSETEDLPAFVASSKRYDKFSTDKTTLSTGFMAPLGILLECNHSLEQFIVISDGQKTMRELEQKRKRMQSLSLSGRNNALSANAINDFMDESISKGIAPIKAHIHISAWTEGNISVAELDTKVAAAVSQAGFRPRKEDLCAAQLYWAALPGNESEIPSSELFDTFIPQASCMLTMETAYHSDKADTGTRFCDRNGMPLWLDLYDNPRKKGLTSNMGTLVCGSSGGGKSMTVNHILRSQYIQGGHIVVVDIGGSYKAQCELSGGYYFTYEENNPIRFNPFYLPKGTTLDTEKKESLKTLLAALWKQENEDFTRSEYVALSNAVAGYYMHLANNNQMFPCFDSFYEYLQSDYVKLLETQGVRDRYFDVHNFLYVLRPYYKGGEFDFLLNAKENLDLLNNRFIVIELDAIKDHPILFPVVTMVVMELFISKMRNLEGQRKVLCVDEAWAAIAKAGMAAFLKYAFKTIRKFNGIPIVITQELDDLVDSPVIKEAIINNADVKILMDMRKYQSKFDKLQSVLGLSDKGKALLLSVNKENREIFIDLGGQSMKVFKNELCPEEYLAYTTEGKERVEVLEYAKKYGSMEAGIRQLTKKQ, from the coding sequence ATGATCGTTGTTTTTTTTATACTAGTCGTTGTTCTGGTTGCCTCGTTTCTATTGGAACTGAAAGAACCCAAGGACGAACGTCGGGACTTGAAAGAGATGTTCCCTCTTTACAAAATGGAAAACGGATTTTTACTTTCCAAACAGGGAGACATCACCCTTTGTTTGGAGCTGGAACTACCCGAGATATTCACCCTTTCCACGGAAGAATACGAAAGGCTACACGCCCTATGGACAAAGGTGATTGGACTGTTACCCGTTGGATGCATCCTCCACAAAAAAGACGTCTTTACAAAGGATGGAGTGGGCACAGTATCCCAACAAAAGGATTTTCTCTCCCTGAGTGCCAATTCCCATTTCAAGGGAAGGGCAACACTGAAACACCGGAGTTTTTTGATGCTCACAATGAAGGCTCCTGGAAGAAAACCCGCCTCTCACGTCTCCAGTAACCTACTTCGAAAACACTTTATCGAACCCGCAGTGTTGAATAACCGTTTCTTGATGGATTTCCAGGCTAACGTAGCGCGGTTTGAAAGGGTACTTTCAGAAGATGGTCTGGTCAAAAGTCGTCGGTTGTCCGAAGTGCAATTATTGGGCACAAAAGAAAAAAACGGACTATTGGATAGTCATCTAAACCTGGAACCTATGGGTAGTTCATCCAAATTGGTCGATATCCAGTTCAAACCAGAGTTCACAATAGGTAATAAAAAAGTAGTGACCTATAGTCTGTCAGAGACCGAGGACCTACCTGCCTTTGTTGCTTCTTCCAAGAGATATGACAAGTTCAGTACGGACAAAACGACGCTGAGTACCGGTTTTATGGCACCCTTGGGTATTTTGTTGGAATGCAACCATAGCCTGGAACAGTTCATTGTCATCAGCGACGGACAAAAAACAATGCGGGAATTGGAGCAAAAAAGAAAAAGGATGCAGTCCTTATCGTTATCCGGAAGAAACAATGCGCTTAGCGCAAATGCGATCAACGATTTTATGGACGAGTCCATTTCCAAGGGTATAGCCCCCATAAAAGCCCATATACACATCAGCGCCTGGACGGAAGGGAATATTTCCGTGGCAGAACTGGATACCAAAGTTGCTGCCGCCGTCTCGCAGGCAGGTTTCCGCCCCCGAAAGGAGGATCTATGTGCCGCCCAACTGTATTGGGCAGCACTACCTGGAAACGAAAGTGAGATTCCAAGCAGTGAGCTATTTGACACTTTTATTCCACAAGCCTCCTGCATGTTAACTATGGAGACTGCCTACCATAGTGACAAAGCAGATACAGGGACAAGGTTCTGTGACCGTAACGGCATGCCGCTTTGGCTAGATCTCTATGACAACCCTAGAAAGAAAGGTCTTACCTCCAATATGGGTACACTCGTATGTGGTAGCAGTGGCGGTGGTAAATCGATGACCGTCAACCATATCCTTCGTTCCCAATACATACAGGGAGGTCATATCGTTGTGGTGGATATCGGAGGTAGTTACAAGGCGCAATGTGAACTCAGTGGTGGCTATTACTTCACCTACGAGGAAAACAACCCGATCAGGTTCAATCCGTTTTATCTACCGAAAGGGACAACACTGGATACGGAAAAGAAGGAAAGCCTAAAGACCCTACTCGCGGCACTCTGGAAGCAGGAAAACGAGGATTTTACGCGTAGTGAGTACGTGGCACTCTCTAATGCCGTGGCGGGGTATTATATGCATCTTGCAAATAACAATCAGATGTTTCCTTGTTTTGACAGTTTCTATGAATACCTACAATCAGACTATGTGAAGTTACTTGAAACACAGGGCGTTCGAGACCGATATTTTGATGTGCATAATTTCCTTTATGTTTTGAGGCCTTACTATAAAGGTGGAGAATTTGATTTCCTTTTGAACGCCAAAGAGAACCTGGATTTGTTGAATAACCGGTTCATCGTTATAGAACTCGATGCGATCAAGGATCATCCGATCCTGTTCCCGGTGGTAACGATGGTGGTGATGGAACTGTTTATTTCCAAGATGCGCAACCTGGAAGGACAACGCAAGGTACTCTGTGTGGACGAGGCCTGGGCTGCGATCGCCAAGGCGGGTATGGCGGCTTTTTTGAAATACGCTTTCAAGACCATCCGTAAGTTCAACGGGATACCCATCGTCATTACGCAGGAACTCGACGACCTGGTGGACAGTCCGGTTATCAAGGAAGCGATCATCAACAACGCCGATGTCAAGATACTCATGGACATGCGCAAATACCAAAGCAAGTTCGACAAATTACAATCCGTATTGGGACTTTCGGACAAAGGCAAGGCGCTACTATTGTCCGTCAACAAGGAGAACCGGGAGATCTTCATCGATCTCGGTGGGCAAAGCATGAAGGTATTCAAAAACGAACTCTGCCCCGAGGAATACCTCGCCTATACGACCGAAGGCAAGGAACGCGTGGAGGTACTCGAATATGCCAAAAAGTACGGCAGCATGGAAGCCGGTATACGCCAACTCACCAAAAAACAATGA
- a CDS encoding LytR/AlgR family response regulator transcription factor has product MIKKYISRPESGSFFLDIEMPRKTGIDFLLEHLERPLIILTTAHSQYAFQSFELNVLDYLIKPISQERFIKSVEKARDYIDLTHDQNTNYLFLKSG; this is encoded by the coding sequence ATGATTAAAAAATATATTAGCAGGCCAGAAAGTGGATCTTTTTTTTTGGATATTGAAATGCCACGTAAAACCGGTATAGATTTTTTGTTGGAACATTTGGAACGACCGTTGATCATACTTACCACAGCTCATTCACAATATGCTTTCCAAAGTTTTGAACTAAATGTATTAGACTATTTAATAAAACCTATTAGTCAAGAAAGATTCATCAAGTCTGTAGAAAAAGCTAGAGACTATATAGACCTAACACATGATCAAAATACTAATTATTTGTTTTTAAAATCCGGTTAA
- the traK gene encoding conjugative transposon protein TraK, which translates to MFRQLKNIESAFRHVKLFTFVVVCCAAIVSCYAIYTSFQQVQGLQGKVYVISNGKLLEATAMDRKFNIQVELKDHVRMFHYYFFTLDPDEKANAMEVTKALYLADNSAKQQYDNLKESGFYSNVVAGNVTQRIQDDSITLDINQLPYYFRYYGKQTITRPTSKVVRRIVTEGYLREVSQSDNNPHGFLVERWQTLDNSDIFITKR; encoded by the coding sequence GTGTTCCGTCAACTAAAAAACATCGAATCCGCTTTCAGGCATGTAAAACTGTTCACCTTTGTCGTTGTCTGCTGTGCCGCCATTGTTTCCTGCTATGCGATCTATACCAGCTTCCAGCAGGTGCAAGGCCTACAGGGAAAGGTATATGTCATCAGTAACGGAAAGCTTTTGGAAGCTACCGCCATGGACAGGAAGTTCAACATCCAGGTGGAACTAAAAGACCATGTAAGGATGTTCCACTACTATTTCTTCACGCTCGATCCGGACGAGAAAGCTAACGCCATGGAAGTTACAAAGGCACTTTATCTCGCCGACAACTCAGCAAAACAACAGTACGACAATCTGAAAGAATCGGGATTTTATTCCAATGTCGTTGCAGGCAATGTCACCCAGCGCATACAGGACGACAGTATAACATTGGACATCAACCAGCTCCCATACTACTTTAGGTATTATGGAAAGCAGACCATTACACGTCCTACTAGTAAGGTTGTTCGTAGGATCGTTACCGAAGGTTATCTAAGGGAAGTCTCCCAAAGCGACAACAATCCACACGGGTTTCTGGTGGAACGCTGGCAGACACTCGACAATTCAGACATCTTCATTACCAAACGCTAA
- a CDS encoding conjugal transfer protein TraI, translated as MKTKFGIVLLSLVLTIGMSVAPTTKSHALFGSLFSDAIKAAIKAIDISIQKLQNQTIVLQNAQKVVENTMGKLKLDEIAAFAQKEQTLFSGYYQELQQVKSVISGYKKVGKILQMQTQMVSDYKTAYNLFKNDAHFTPKEILYMYTVYTGILDKSVQDLSALTTIISAYSTQMSDGRRLALIEKLATNMENNRITLLQFNRQNKLVSINRASSETEVKAIKSYYGL; from the coding sequence ATGAAAACTAAATTTGGGATAGTCCTCCTTTCCTTAGTATTGACCATTGGGATGTCCGTTGCTCCCACAACAAAAAGCCATGCACTTTTTGGCTCCTTGTTCAGTGATGCCATCAAAGCCGCCATCAAGGCCATTGATATCAGCATACAGAAACTACAAAACCAGACCATTGTCTTACAGAATGCACAAAAAGTAGTGGAAAATACAATGGGTAAACTCAAACTCGACGAGATCGCCGCTTTTGCCCAAAAAGAACAGACCCTGTTCAGTGGTTACTACCAGGAGCTACAGCAGGTAAAATCCGTCATTAGTGGCTATAAAAAAGTGGGAAAAATCTTACAGATGCAGACGCAAATGGTATCGGACTATAAAACAGCCTATAACCTGTTTAAAAACGATGCCCATTTTACGCCAAAGGAAATACTGTACATGTACACGGTCTATACGGGCATACTGGACAAAAGTGTACAGGACCTTTCAGCACTTACTACCATCATCAGTGCCTATTCTACACAAATGAGTGACGGCAGGCGTTTGGCGCTCATCGAAAAGCTGGCGACAAACATGGAAAACAACAGGATTACGCTGCTGCAGTTTAACAGGCAAAACAAATTAGTGAGTATCAACAGAGCCTCTTCAGAAACAGAAGTAAAAGCCATCAAATCCTATTATGGACTATAA
- the traJ gene encoding conjugative transposon protein TraJ, whose translation MKRKYILPILLVISAVLFMPDFAQAQDTGDSIYSLHQTLSNLFDEMMPLCSKMIGVGRAIAGLGALFFIAMKVWGHIARAEPIDFYPLMRPFAIGLAIILFPTLIYAMNGVLKPITEATAAMAKDSHKGIEYFMKKQEDEIMNQPQTATAGTGNPDQYSQYEQPDDGGESSGFLGSISQFFDWKNKIKEGINELLQIAYMAAGLAIDTIRTFYLLVLAIVGPIVLGLSVFGGLHHTLEHWFARYIHVYMWLPVANIFGAISAKVLELMMTDGQVSMVAYMIFLVISIIGYTTVPSVASYIVQPGGGGRDTLLSKATRLIPGMK comes from the coding sequence ATGAAACGAAAATATATATTACCCATTCTACTGGTGATTAGTGCAGTTCTTTTTATGCCAGACTTTGCCCAAGCACAGGACACGGGTGACAGCATCTACAGTCTGCACCAAACCCTATCCAATCTTTTTGACGAGATGATGCCTCTTTGCAGCAAGATGATCGGTGTGGGAAGGGCCATTGCGGGACTGGGCGCCCTGTTTTTCATAGCCATGAAGGTATGGGGACATATTGCCCGAGCCGAACCCATCGACTTCTATCCACTCATGCGGCCATTTGCCATCGGACTGGCGATTATTTTGTTCCCAACACTCATCTACGCGATGAACGGCGTATTAAAACCCATCACGGAGGCCACCGCAGCTATGGCCAAGGACAGCCACAAAGGGATCGAGTACTTCATGAAAAAGCAGGAGGACGAGATCATGAACCAACCCCAGACGGCGACAGCCGGTACGGGTAATCCAGACCAGTACAGTCAATATGAGCAACCGGACGATGGCGGCGAAAGCTCCGGTTTTCTCGGAAGCATTTCGCAGTTCTTTGACTGGAAAAACAAGATCAAGGAAGGGATCAACGAACTGCTGCAGATCGCTTACATGGCAGCAGGACTAGCGATAGACACTATCCGTACTTTTTATCTACTCGTGCTCGCAATAGTTGGCCCGATCGTACTGGGGTTGAGTGTATTTGGAGGACTGCATCATACGTTGGAGCACTGGTTCGCACGCTACATCCATGTCTATATGTGGCTACCCGTAGCCAACATATTCGGAGCCATCAGCGCAAAGGTATTGGAACTTATGATGACCGATGGACAAGTGAGTATGGTAGCCTACATGATCTTTTTAGTCATTTCCATCATAGGCTACACGACCGTACCGAGCGTGGCTTCTTACATCGTACAACCCGGTGGCGGTGGTAGGGACACACTGTTATCCAAGGCGACCAGACTGATACCGGGAATGAAGTGA
- a CDS encoding DUF4134 domain-containing protein, translating into MKLIKIPKTIKVLSVTILLTTLTVVVMAQTGDGAAGIEEATTKVKSYFSVATKLMYAIGAVVGIVGAIKVFNKWNSGDQDTNKVAAAWFGSCIFLVVVATVLQSFFGV; encoded by the coding sequence ATGAAACTAATCAAAATTCCAAAGACTATAAAGGTCTTGTCAGTCACCATACTTTTGACGACACTCACTGTTGTCGTAATGGCACAGACCGGAGACGGTGCCGCAGGTATTGAAGAAGCTACGACGAAAGTAAAAAGCTATTTCTCCGTTGCCACTAAACTGATGTATGCTATCGGTGCCGTAGTGGGTATCGTAGGTGCCATCAAGGTATTCAACAAATGGAACTCCGGGGACCAAGACACCAACAAAGTGGCCGCCGCATGGTTTGGTAGCTGCATCTTCCTAGTCGTTGTTGCTACCGTCCTACAAAGCTTCTTTGGCGTCTAG
- a CDS encoding histidine kinase, translated as MDEDIAGATMIVEIFSDLLRYQLYNPDEMVPIEQEIQCINSYIQLQKLRLSENLDLKVTYDIELKDQKIYTLWFLPLIENAFKYSGGKLYLNMELGKNGNWIEFYIKNSKDSLLELNKFQQGIGLENLRRRLELIYPNKHSLIIHASDVDFKVILKLKYA; from the coding sequence ATGGATGAAGATATTGCAGGCGCTACAATGATAGTGGAAATATTCTCTGATTTATTGAGATATCAACTATATAACCCTGATGAAATGGTCCCAATTGAACAAGAGATTCAATGTATCAATAGTTATATACAATTGCAAAAGCTTCGACTTTCGGAAAATTTGGATCTGAAAGTAACGTATGATATTGAATTAAAGGATCAAAAGATTTACACATTATGGTTTTTACCTTTAATTGAAAATGCATTTAAGTATTCGGGTGGTAAATTATATTTAAATATGGAATTGGGAAAAAATGGAAATTGGATAGAATTTTACATTAAAAATTCGAAAGATTCGCTATTGGAATTAAATAAGTTTCAGCAAGGAATTGGTTTGGAAAATCTTAGAAGAAGACTAGAATTAATCTATCCGAACAAACATAGTCTGATTATTCATGCGAGTGATGTTGATTTCAAAGTAATTTTAAAATTGAAATATGCCTGA